In Rhizophagus irregularis chromosome 1, complete sequence, one genomic interval encodes:
- a CDS encoding uncharacterized protein (SECRETED:cutsite_ALS-QN; SECRETED:prob_0.8809); SECRETED:SignalP(1-19): protein MRFNFLLLLLTTLIAVALSQNWKPCQVNIKLKSTNLFWTLDTRRFVILQPKSSSSLKLTTVPFRVPLGSVKGSSIDRFHGESVQSLGPNKGLLLLRTNLEPTQCWHFHGDFIHPCNNHTQALTAERTIGTSIITVKLKHKTGSNSQKWVVSKAK, encoded by the coding sequence atgagATTTAACTTCCTTTTGCTCCTTTTAACCACCCTTATTGCTGTTGCTTTAAGCCAAAATTGGAAACCCTGTCAAgtgaatattaaattaaaaagcaCGAATCTTTTTTGGACATTAGATACCAGACGTTTTGTTATTTTACAACCAAAAAGTTCTAGCTCTCTTAAATTGACAACTGTTCCTTTTCGCGTTCCTCTTGGCAGTGTAAAGGGTAGTTCCATCGATAGATTTCATGGCGAATCCGTTCAATCCCTTGGTCCTAACAAGGGACTCCTTCTTTTACGCACTAATCTTGAACCTACCCAATGTTGGCATTTTCATGGGGATTTTATTCATCCCTGCAATAATCATACCCAGGCTCTAACAGCAGAACGAACCATAGGTACTAGTATAATTACAGTTAAACTAAAGCACAAAACTGGTAGTAACAGTCAGAAGTGGGTAGTTAGTAAAGCGAAGTAA